One part of the Dermacentor silvarum isolate Dsil-2018 chromosome 6, BIME_Dsil_1.4, whole genome shotgun sequence genome encodes these proteins:
- the LOC119455737 gene encoding cell adhesion molecule-related/down-regulated by oncogenes, whose translation MGFQLLTWVVHLYLFTHLIIAALILEDQELKFVEEPSSVFVDAENHELASFRCSVSPKEADILWLKNGSGLLEGSAGVVKMSKHRLQVLVTGRPANTSGHHSRHSYQCAAQLGELLILSTPATAIVATLTPFAPQEDVHVSVTAGNTAVVPCRLPYSIPPAVSEFRFNKTSVNRTVDRHHIMPSGDLQIQSSTIWDSGVYFCTAHNPLIKKRLTALHKIYLTVHEPAAEEVPSFTSVPPEVMNGVTGSNVTMECAANGNPAPVFSWSKEGGHLPRTRHRIVLGNLEIFSVHSRDNGIYICQATNRLGTIFAHKMKLVVQEPPHIITPLQNHIVQHGGELRLECSVQGNPVPTVHWLHNGKRVHHTSHITISETGIHIRKMTKHQGGMYQCFANNFLGTVYSTAHVTVLAVNESHIPDKNGEDENEPDSINGATENAGKRKDTHKRKKNKGVKLVLPSRPEISRLSDDSVMVRWNVPHNDGLPISFFKVQYRDVSSPHSHWKTVEEDVPPHIHSHAIAGLKAGGRYRFRIVAVYSNNDNKNGPNSIKFLLHKDPPKRKPMQGPIIRRVKAESSTAITLFWEYSDLDAVDVEGFYIYYRLTQSAGDYLKITVAGSNTRSYTVSYLLPDTSYDIKMQCFNVAGASEFSNICTHKTLALPSMGEKKVTPVPDLLESSVSGDKDLLYIVLGVVSGVLVLVVAVFVVLFILRHRHKRQTSAQGASDHNSNLQQNGHMGNGDYFTTQSRITINPLDSIELSELSREKYAAAIVTQISNGHRISPMDLSAEDIIVKAEDV comes from the exons ATGGGCTTCCAGCTGTTAACTTGGGTAGTGCATCTATACCTGTTCACACACCTTATCATTGCTGCCCTTATCTTAGAAG ATCAAGAGCTCAAGTTTGTGGAAGAGCCAAGCTCGGTGTTTGTAGACGCAGAGAACCATGAGCTGGCTTCTTTTCGCTGCTCAGTGTCACCCAAGGAGGCTGACATCCTGTGGCTGAAAAATGGCAGTGGCCTGCTTGAGGGGTCAGCTGGTGTTGTCAAGATGTCTAAGCACCGTTTGCAAGTGCTGGTTACTGGCAGGCCAGCCAACACATCCGGACACCATTCACGCCACTCGTACCAGTGTGCTGCCCAGTTGGGAGAACTGCTTATCCTGAGCACTCCAGCAACTGCAATTGTTGCCA CTCTGACACCTTTTGCACCGCAAGAGGATGTTCATGTTTCTGTCACTGCTGGCAACACTGCTGTAGTTCCGTGCAGACTGCCTTACAGCATTCCTCCTGCAGTTTCAGAATTTCGTTTTAACAAGACATCTGTAAATAGAACTGTTG ACCGACACCACATAATGCCTTCTGGAGACCTGCAGATACAATCAAGCACAATCTGGGACTCCGGGGTCTATTTCTGTACAGCTCATAATCCGTTGATCAAAAAGCGGCTGACGGCATTGCACAAGATCTACCTCACAGTGCATG AGCCAGCAGCTGAAGAAGTGCCTTCTTTCACCTCTGTGCCACCTGAAGTCATGAATGGGGTAACTGGAAGCAATGTCACAATGGAGTGCGCTGCTAATGGGAACCCCGCCCCAGTGTTTAGCTGGAGCAAGGAAGGGGGCCACTTGCCCAGAACACGGCACAGGATTGTGCTTG GAAATCTGGAAATATTTAGCGTTCATTCAAGAGACAATGGCATATACATCTGCCAGGCTACCAATCGACTTGGAACCATTTTTGCTCATAAAATGAAGTTGGTTGTTCAAG AGCCTCCCCACATCATTACACCACTGCAAAACCACATTGTACAGCATGGAGGAGAGCTTCGACTGGAGTGTTCAGTACAGGGTAACCCGGTGCCTACAGTCCACTGGCTTCATAATGGCAAAAGGGTGCATCATACATCTCACATCACGATATCAG AAACAGGAATTCACATTAGAAAGATGACAAAACACCAGGGAGGCATGTACCAGTGCTTTGCAAACAATTTTTTGGGCACTGTCTACTCAACAGCGCATGTCACGGTCCTGGCTGTAAATGAGTCCCATATTCCTGACAAGAATG GAGAGGATGAGAATGAGCCAGACAGCATCAATGGTGCAACAGAAAATGCTGGGAAGAGAAAGGACACTCataagaggaaaaaaaacaaaggag TGAAGTTGGTCCTGCCTTCCCGGCCTGAGATATCGCGCCTCTCAGATGACTCAGTGATGGTTCGCTGGAATGTGCCACACAATGATGGTTTGCCCATCTCATTCTTCAAGGTTCAGTATCGAGATGTGTCCTCTCCACACTCGCACTGGAAGACAGTTGAGGAAGATGTGCCCCCACATATCCACTCCCACGCTATCGCGGGTCTGAAAGCAG GGGGAAGGTACAGGTTTCGCATTGTGGCTGTTTATTCCAACAATGATAATAAGAATGGGCCAAACTCTATCAAGTTTCTGCTGCACAAAGACCCTCCAAAGAGGAAACCCATGCAGGGACCCATTATTCGCCGAGTCAAGGCTGAAAGCTCAACTGCGATCACTCTCTTTTGGGAG TACTCAGACCTCGATGCTGTAGATGTGGAAGGCTTTTACATCTACTATAGGCTGACACAGAGTGCTGGTGACTACCTAAAGATCACCGTGGCTGGCTCCAACACGCGCTCATACACCGTCAGTTACCTGCTGCCCGACACTTCGTACGACATCAAGATGCAATGCTTCAATGTGGCTGGTGCCAGCGAGTTTTCCAACATATGCACCCATAAAACGCTTG CGCTGCCCTCCATGGGAGAAAAAAAGGTGACTCCAGTGCCGGACCTGCTGGAGTCCTCGGTGTCGGGTGACAAAGACCTCCTCTACATTGTTCTCGGTGTAGTGTCTGGGGTGCTGGTGCTTGTGGTTGCTGTGTTTGTTGTCCTGTTCATCCTGCGACACAGGCACAAGAGGCAAACCAGCGCACAGG gtgcaaGTGATCATAACAGCAACTTGCAACAGAATGGCCATATGGGGAATGGGGATTATTTCACAACGCAAAGTAGGATCACCATCAATCCTTTGGATTCAATAGAG CTTTCAGAGCTGTCCAGGGAGAAGTATGCAGCTGCCATAGTGACACAGATCTCAAATGGCCACAGGATCAGTCCAATGGATTTGA GTGCCGAAGACATCATAGTGAAAGCAGAGGACGTTTAG